A portion of the Bacillus oleivorans genome contains these proteins:
- a CDS encoding LL-diaminopimelate aminotransferase, giving the protein MPFQAKKMGKIPPYMFAEFARKKAEMTKAGIDVIDLGIGDPDLPTPDHIVDKLIEEIRKPANSKYPSFIGHIEFRKAVANFYKRQFNVDLDPETEVLALIGSKEGLAHIVPTLIDPGDTVLIPDPGYPPYRMATYLAEGIVRYMPLKEGNQYKPIFNDIPEDVLAASKLMFLNYPGNPTAATVDLSFFKEAVSFARSHQIVIAHDSAYNMVTFQGYQAPSILQVEGAKDITVEFGSLSKTYSMTGYRIGYVVGNKEIIKSLSVYKNNTDTGQFTPIQLAAAYALNGNQGCVHKYNDIYQERMAAMVEGLQAIDIFVDPPKGSFFIWAKTPKGYTSNEFAQSVLEQTGVIITPGNAFGPSGEGYFRISLSLPNDRLFEAIERMKKNITLTRK; this is encoded by the coding sequence TTGCCATTTCAAGCGAAAAAAATGGGGAAGATTCCACCCTATATGTTTGCCGAGTTTGCCAGAAAAAAAGCAGAAATGACAAAGGCAGGTATAGACGTCATTGATTTAGGAATTGGGGATCCTGATTTACCTACACCTGATCATATTGTCGATAAGCTAATTGAAGAAATTCGAAAGCCAGCGAATTCAAAGTATCCCAGTTTTATCGGACATATTGAATTTCGCAAGGCTGTCGCAAACTTTTATAAGCGGCAATTTAATGTTGATTTAGACCCGGAGACAGAGGTTTTGGCCTTAATTGGTTCGAAAGAGGGATTAGCCCATATTGTACCGACTCTAATAGACCCAGGGGATACGGTTTTGATCCCAGATCCTGGTTATCCTCCTTACCGGATGGCCACTTATTTAGCTGAAGGCATTGTCCGCTATATGCCATTAAAAGAGGGGAATCAATATAAACCAATCTTTAATGACATTCCAGAAGACGTTTTAGCTGCCTCAAAGCTTATGTTTCTAAATTATCCTGGTAATCCGACAGCGGCAACGGTTGATTTATCTTTTTTTAAAGAGGCTGTCAGCTTTGCCAGGTCACATCAGATTGTGATTGCACACGATTCAGCCTATAATATGGTGACTTTTCAAGGCTACCAGGCCCCTAGTATCTTACAGGTGGAAGGGGCAAAGGACATAACTGTTGAATTTGGCTCTTTGTCAAAAACATACAGCATGACTGGCTACCGGATTGGCTATGTGGTCGGGAATAAAGAGATTATTAAATCCCTTTCTGTTTATAAAAACAATACGGATACAGGGCAATTTACTCCAATTCAATTAGCTGCTGCCTATGCTCTAAATGGAAACCAAGGCTGCGTCCATAAATATAATGACATCTATCAGGAACGAATGGCAGCCATGGTTGAAGGGCTGCAGGCAATTGATATTTTTGTAGATCCGCCAAAAGGTTCATTTTTTATCTGGGCAAAAACACCAAAAGGATACACATCTAATGAATTTGCCCAATCAGTGTTAGAGCAAACCGGTGTCATTATTACTCCAGGGAATGCGTTTGGGCCATCAGGCGAGGGATATTTTCGAATTTCTTTATCCCTGCCAAATGACCGTTTATTTGAAGCAATTGAGAGAATGAAAAAAAATATTACATTAACTAGAAAGTAA
- a CDS encoding CdaR family transcriptional regulator, which produces MKILEHIAQNIAEKTSDVLQFPISITDNEGYIIGSTDKSRIGLFHKPSLEVIKNDRMVDCENEVGQKILPGISVPLKFNNNVIGVLGIVGEPREVEKYVQLVKNHVEMMCQEAFRKEMTELKEKMIEVFVHQIIHYKENDEMDHIEQYSKMLEYNLETNKICLLVDIHSLSQNISSDNSTQESLTSSFPLQHFQREVLDFLHLLFHESKNDIISSLNIERFIIIKSLSTEHAFTLLKENLSEKLERLNTFLETKYNVSASIAAGDISSGIKGVAESYSNAKKALGIFSNSEQKSAVYFYNELETLFKLLPNELSNEYKNKLMKLIMPLIKQDNYDVLAHTFTVFCKYNMNMSEASRHLFIHRNTLIYRLDKINELTTLDTSNFEHCMLLYTAIQCYEESKK; this is translated from the coding sequence ATGAAGATTCTTGAACATATTGCTCAAAACATTGCTGAAAAAACTAGTGATGTTTTACAATTTCCGATAAGCATTACCGACAATGAAGGATACATCATTGGTTCTACTGATAAAAGCAGAATCGGTTTATTCCATAAGCCATCCCTTGAAGTGATTAAAAACGACAGGATGGTAGATTGCGAGAACGAAGTGGGACAAAAAATACTCCCAGGTATTTCGGTCCCTTTAAAATTTAATAACAACGTCATTGGTGTTCTTGGGATTGTTGGTGAACCAAGGGAAGTTGAAAAATACGTGCAGCTTGTAAAAAATCATGTTGAAATGATGTGTCAGGAAGCTTTTCGCAAAGAAATGACCGAACTTAAAGAAAAAATGATTGAAGTCTTTGTTCACCAAATTATCCATTATAAAGAAAATGACGAAATGGACCATATTGAACAATATTCAAAAATGCTTGAGTATAATTTAGAGACAAACAAAATCTGTTTATTAGTAGACATCCATTCCCTTTCACAAAACATTTCATCAGATAATTCAACGCAAGAATCTTTAACCAGCAGCTTCCCTCTTCAGCATTTTCAAAGAGAAGTTTTAGATTTTCTTCACTTACTCTTTCATGAATCAAAAAACGATATTATCTCATCATTAAATATTGAACGATTTATTATCATTAAATCCCTTTCAACCGAACACGCCTTTACTCTATTAAAAGAGAATTTGAGCGAAAAACTGGAAAGGCTGAACACCTTTTTAGAAACTAAATATAATGTTTCCGCTTCGATCGCTGCAGGTGATATTAGCTCAGGAATCAAAGGTGTCGCAGAATCCTACAGTAATGCAAAAAAAGCTTTAGGAATATTCTCTAACTCCGAACAGAAGTCTGCGGTTTATTTTTACAATGAATTAGAAACCTTGTTTAAACTGCTTCCAAATGAATTATCCAATGAATATAAAAATAAATTAATGAAACTGATTATGCCTCTCATCAAACAAGACAATTATGACGTTCTGGCTCATACGTTTACGGTCTTTTGCAAATACAACATGAATATGAGCGAAGCTTCGAGACACCTGTTTATCCATCGTAATACCTTGATTTACCGGCTCGACAAAATCAATGAGTTAACCACATTGGATACCAGTAATTTTGAGCATTGCATGCTGCTGTATACCGCGATTCAGTGCTATGAAGAATCAAAAAAATAA
- a CDS encoding MGDG synthase family glycosyltransferase: MKRVLFMPFLRISSGHHHVADGIIKYLEEMEEEFDCEKVDILSYTYGPVEKLVSLTYLKWIHSFPDFYSWLYRQAAIKTKPDQKRAYRLFKLLFLSRMRKLIAEKKPDVIICTHALPSFLLNELKTKKIHSIPVMNVYTDYFINQIWGTDTIDYHLVPSREIMEELVNKGVNPEQIHVTGIPVHPHIRRNQTIQETKTDFSVLISGGNLGAGALKTLIQKLQPSGRIRYLVLCGKNEKLYQFIDQLNHPKIRALPYISSKLEISMFYDEADAIITKPGGVTVSECLMKKIPIFIYHALPGQEEVNFQFLIKKGLAFELRDWEKEGKVEKHILAVLQSKQQLEQLYKQVNQYHAELAGDDFSDILKAVLSKMNEEKRT; the protein is encoded by the coding sequence ATGAAACGAGTGTTATTTATGCCGTTTTTACGAATCTCCTCTGGGCATCATCATGTGGCGGATGGGATTATCAAATATTTAGAGGAAATGGAAGAAGAATTCGATTGTGAAAAGGTCGATATTTTATCCTATACATACGGACCCGTTGAAAAGCTTGTATCATTGACCTATCTAAAATGGATTCATTCTTTTCCTGATTTCTATAGCTGGTTATATAGACAAGCTGCTATCAAAACCAAACCTGATCAAAAAAGGGCGTATCGATTATTTAAGCTGCTGTTTTTATCGCGGATGAGGAAATTAATAGCAGAGAAAAAACCGGATGTAATTATTTGCACACATGCATTGCCTTCTTTTCTTTTGAATGAATTGAAAACAAAAAAGATACATTCGATTCCGGTAATGAATGTATATACAGATTATTTCATTAATCAAATATGGGGGACAGACACAATAGATTATCACTTAGTCCCAAGCAGAGAAATAATGGAGGAATTAGTGAATAAAGGTGTGAATCCGGAACAAATTCATGTGACGGGAATACCGGTTCATCCTCATATTAGGAGAAATCAAACGATTCAAGAAACAAAAACTGATTTTTCCGTGCTTATTTCGGGAGGAAATTTAGGTGCAGGGGCTTTAAAGACATTAATTCAAAAACTTCAGCCGTCCGGTCGTATTCGTTATTTAGTCTTATGCGGTAAAAATGAGAAATTATATCAATTTATAGACCAATTAAATCACCCGAAGATTAGGGCACTGCCATACATTTCTTCCAAATTGGAAATCAGCATGTTTTATGATGAGGCTGATGCCATCATTACAAAGCCGGGTGGTGTAACGGTAAGTGAGTGTTTAATGAAAAAAATTCCTATTTTTATCTACCATGCCTTGCCTGGACAGGAAGAAGTAAATTTTCAATTTCTAATCAAAAAGGGGCTCGCCTTTGAATTGAGGGATTGGGAAAAAGAAGGGAAGGTTGAAAAGCATATTCTAGCTGTATTGCAATCGAAACAGCAATTAGAGCAATTATATAAGCAGGTAAACCAATATCATGCCGAATTAGCAGGTGATGATTTTTCTGATATTTTAAAAGCTGTTTTATCAAAAATGAATGAGGAAAAAAGGACTTAG
- the queD gene encoding 6-carboxytetrahydropterin synthase QueD, whose amino-acid sequence MIQQIYPSVTHNFSYELNKDLQIAAAHFIPHNQAGVCQRIHGHTYFVNITVAGNQLDESGFLVNFKQLKKIIHDRFDHSLLNDDTQLFSSKVAEDFPTSEVMARKIYELVQAHLHTLPNKPTCLQVFLRETPTSYVIYRPKAGEC is encoded by the coding sequence TTGATTCAGCAAATTTACCCTTCGGTGACTCATAATTTCTCATACGAATTAAATAAAGACTTGCAGATTGCTGCCGCTCATTTTATTCCCCACAATCAGGCAGGTGTTTGTCAAAGAATTCACGGACATACGTATTTTGTCAATATTACAGTGGCCGGAAATCAGCTGGATGAATCCGGTTTTTTAGTGAACTTTAAACAATTAAAAAAAATCATACATGACCGATTTGACCATTCCCTGTTGAATGACGATACGCAGCTGTTTAGCAGCAAGGTTGCAGAAGATTTCCCGACGTCAGAAGTGATGGCGCGAAAAATCTATGAATTGGTTCAGGCACATCTCCATACATTGCCTAACAAACCTACATGTTTGCAAGTGTTTCTTCGTGAGACACCCACAAGCTATGTGATCTATCGACCAAAGGCTGGTGAGTGCTAA
- the queE gene encoding 7-carboxy-7-deazaguanine synthase QueE → MAKKFPVLEIFGPTIQGEGSVIGVQTMFVRTAGCDYSCSWCDSAFTWDGSAKDEIKMITAEEIMAELQELGGNRFSHVTISGGNPALLSGLDELIDMLHKHNIKVGLETQGSRWQDWFEKIDDLTISPKPPSSEMKTNFDILDSIIEKLIAAERNGHFSLKVVVFDNQDFDYAKDLYNRYPDVPFYLQVGNDQYNSADNSGLVKHLLRRYEWLIEKVTATGKMNQARVLPQLHTLVWGNKRGV, encoded by the coding sequence ATGGCGAAGAAGTTTCCAGTCCTTGAAATTTTCGGGCCAACGATTCAAGGGGAAGGCTCCGTTATCGGTGTTCAGACCATGTTTGTCCGCACAGCAGGCTGTGACTATTCATGCAGCTGGTGTGATTCCGCTTTTACTTGGGACGGTTCGGCCAAAGATGAAATCAAAATGATAACAGCAGAAGAAATCATGGCAGAACTTCAAGAGCTTGGCGGCAATCGCTTTAGTCATGTTACGATTTCAGGAGGGAATCCGGCTCTGCTTTCTGGTTTGGATGAATTGATTGATATGCTGCATAAGCACAATATTAAAGTTGGCTTGGAGACACAAGGAAGCAGATGGCAGGACTGGTTTGAGAAAATTGATGACCTTACCATTTCTCCAAAACCGCCAAGCTCCGAAATGAAGACTAATTTTGACATATTAGATTCGATTATTGAGAAACTTATAGCAGCAGAACGAAATGGTCATTTTAGTTTAAAAGTGGTTGTGTTTGATAACCAGGACTTTGATTATGCAAAAGATCTCTATAATCGCTATCCTGATGTCCCCTTTTACCTTCAGGTTGGCAATGATCAATATAATAGTGCTGATAACTCAGGATTGGTTAAGCATTTGTTAAGAAGATACGAATGGTTAATTGAGAAGGTAACAGCGACAGGTAAAATGAATCAAGCGCGGGTCTTGCCGCAATTGCATACGCTTGTTTGGGGTAACAAACGCGGGGTTTAA
- the queC gene encoding 7-cyano-7-deazaguanine synthase QueC, with translation MKKEKAIVVFSGGQDSTTCLYWALQHFQEVEAVTFNYNQRHKLEIEVAENIARELKVKHTVLDLSLLNQLAPNALTRENIQIEQKDGELPTTFVDGRNLLFLSFAAILAKQSGARHIITGVCETDFSGYPDCRDVFIKSLNVTLNLAMDYRFVIHTPLMWLNKAETWKLADQLGVLEYVRQKTLTCYNGILSDGCGTCPACLLRKKGLDEYLSMKEGIKH, from the coding sequence ATGAAAAAGGAAAAAGCGATTGTCGTGTTTAGCGGCGGTCAAGACAGTACGACTTGTCTTTATTGGGCATTGCAACATTTTCAGGAAGTGGAAGCTGTGACTTTTAATTACAATCAGCGGCACAAGCTAGAAATTGAAGTGGCTGAAAATATTGCCCGTGAATTAAAGGTTAAACATACAGTATTGGATTTATCATTGCTAAATCAATTGGCTCCCAATGCCTTAACACGTGAAAATATACAAATTGAACAAAAAGACGGAGAACTCCCTACTACTTTCGTTGACGGAAGAAACCTTCTCTTTTTATCATTTGCCGCGATTTTAGCAAAACAATCTGGAGCACGCCATATTATCACCGGTGTTTGTGAAACAGATTTTAGCGGGTATCCTGATTGCCGTGATGTTTTTATTAAGTCATTGAATGTCACGTTGAATTTAGCGATGGATTATCGGTTTGTGATTCATACTCCTTTGATGTGGCTAAATAAGGCAGAAACATGGAAGTTAGCAGATCAATTAGGTGTTTTGGAATATGTACGCCAAAAAACATTGACCTGTTACAACGGGATTTTATCTGACGGCTGCGGCACCTGTCCTGCCTGTCTTTTACGCAAAAAAGGATTAGATGAGTATCTTTCGATGAAAGAAGGGATCAAACATTGA
- a CDS encoding VOC family protein — MKNPATPYLMFNGQAKEALEYYKDVFNGEVIDSQTYGEADFPTPPEADELLIHARFQKGDFLLMMSDAFPGQAVEIGSNISLVLELESEQEIQTTYDALKEKGSVLMELQDTFWGAKYAKVKDPFGIIWDLNYTKA; from the coding sequence ATGAAAAATCCGGCAACCCCATACTTAATGTTTAATGGTCAGGCTAAAGAGGCACTTGAGTACTATAAGGATGTTTTTAATGGAGAGGTTATTGACAGCCAAACCTATGGTGAAGCTGACTTCCCAACGCCTCCTGAAGCAGATGAGCTCTTAATCCATGCAAGGTTTCAAAAAGGTGATTTTTTGCTAATGATGTCAGATGCTTTTCCTGGACAAGCCGTTGAAATTGGCTCTAACATCTCACTAGTACTAGAGCTGGAAAGTGAACAAGAAATTCAAACTACATACGATGCATTAAAAGAAAAAGGTTCTGTCTTAATGGAGCTTCAAGATACGTTCTGGGGTGCGAAATATGCGAAAGTAAAAGATCCATTCGGCATTATTTGGGATTTGAACTATACAAAAGCTTAA
- a CDS encoding DUF5957 family protein, with protein sequence MKLSTFIILSLAGGYITGIVLSELIGAISYLWFDQKIGIKFLPIYTAIISLAVMLLINFKKAEKKIES encoded by the coding sequence GTGAAACTCAGTACTTTTATCATTTTATCCTTAGCAGGTGGCTATATTACAGGGATCGTTCTTTCTGAACTGATTGGTGCAATTAGCTATCTCTGGTTCGACCAAAAGATTGGCATTAAGTTTCTGCCAATCTATACGGCCATTATCAGCTTGGCAGTAATGCTATTAATTAACTTTAAAAAAGCCGAGAAAAAAATAGAATCATAG
- a CDS encoding TetR/AcrR family transcriptional regulator encodes MPKLVDHEKRKKQIAEATWRVIVEQGMEGATVRNIAKEAGISLGSLRHYFSTQEELLAYSMNLVKENVTARVLKIAAQELPIKAKALKMLLELVPTNKESMAESEVWFTFIAYSRHKERFDANQDGVLLGIQQLMKFLRQFDLLKPDINFELETERLYAVIDGLALHAMLNPNRVNRDLAEKVLVRHLEEICEE; translated from the coding sequence ATGCCAAAATTAGTAGATCATGAAAAAAGGAAAAAGCAAATAGCGGAAGCGACGTGGCGCGTCATAGTTGAACAAGGAATGGAAGGAGCAACTGTCCGAAATATCGCGAAAGAAGCGGGGATTTCGCTTGGTTCTTTGCGTCACTATTTTTCAACCCAAGAGGAACTTCTCGCATATTCCATGAACTTAGTAAAAGAAAATGTGACAGCACGGGTCCTGAAAATTGCTGCTCAAGAGCTTCCCATAAAAGCAAAAGCATTAAAGATGTTGCTTGAACTGGTGCCTACCAATAAGGAATCTATGGCGGAATCGGAGGTTTGGTTTACCTTTATAGCCTATTCAAGGCACAAAGAACGATTTGATGCCAATCAAGATGGCGTTCTTTTGGGAATCCAGCAACTTATGAAATTTTTACGGCAATTTGACTTGTTAAAACCAGATATTAATTTTGAACTAGAAACAGAAAGATTGTATGCGGTAATTGATGGGCTTGCCTTACACGCTATGCTCAATCCTAACCGTGTAAATAGGGACCTGGCAGAAAAAGTATTGGTCCGGCATTTGGAAGAGATTTGCGAGGAGTAA
- the mug gene encoding G/U mismatch-specific DNA glycosylase: MKPIPDRIKENLDVLFVGFNPSIRSGETGHHYANPNNRFWKILFEAGLTPRKYSPEEDEKLLEYGYGFTNIVARPTKAADEITKEEYQQGRAELRKKIEAYSPKIICFVGKGVYLEFSRQKSVLWGRQKQSVVPGTIDFVAPSSSGLVRMKLDDMVAIYRELHGILRTSKENG; encoded by the coding sequence ATGAAGCCAATTCCAGATCGGATTAAAGAAAATTTAGACGTCCTCTTTGTTGGGTTTAATCCGAGCATACGTTCAGGTGAAACCGGACACCATTATGCCAATCCGAATAACCGGTTTTGGAAGATTTTATTCGAAGCAGGACTTACCCCGAGAAAATATAGTCCAGAGGAAGATGAAAAGCTTTTAGAATATGGTTATGGTTTTACAAATATTGTGGCACGGCCAACGAAAGCAGCAGATGAGATTACGAAAGAAGAATATCAGCAGGGGAGAGCAGAGCTTAGGAAAAAAATTGAAGCTTATTCCCCGAAGATTATTTGTTTTGTCGGAAAAGGCGTCTACCTGGAGTTTAGTCGCCAAAAATCAGTTCTATGGGGAAGGCAGAAGCAATCGGTTGTTCCGGGAACGATCGATTTTGTCGCACCATCTTCAAGCGGTTTAGTTAGGATGAAGCTAGATGATATGGTGGCAATTTATAGGGAGCTTCATGGTATACTTAGAACGAGTAAAGAAAACGGATAA
- a CDS encoding DUF6220 domain-containing protein, with the protein MDKKQVSKKERVTRILFSVLAIVLVACVVLQIFIAGLAIFVNPENWINHRIFIHLFELIPVLMLILSFIGSLPRWAIAQSAVVLGLIFLMYFTANATALWPWVAAVHPVIAMVLFWSSIQLAKRSFILVTSSEDNNKELKVG; encoded by the coding sequence TTGGATAAGAAGCAAGTTAGCAAGAAGGAGCGCGTTACAAGAATTCTGTTCTCTGTTTTAGCCATTGTACTAGTTGCCTGTGTTGTACTTCAGATTTTTATAGCTGGTCTCGCGATTTTTGTGAATCCGGAAAATTGGATCAATCATAGAATTTTTATTCATCTATTCGAATTAATTCCGGTTCTTATGTTAATTCTGTCTTTTATAGGGTCTTTGCCTAGATGGGCGATTGCGCAGAGTGCGGTCGTACTAGGACTTATTTTTCTTATGTATTTTACAGCAAATGCAACGGCTCTTTGGCCATGGGTTGCGGCCGTACACCCTGTTATTGCGATGGTCTTGTTCTGGAGTTCGATTCAGCTGGCAAAACGATCGTTCATACTTGTTACATCTTCAGAAGATAATAATAAGGAGCTGAAAGTAGGGTGA
- a CDS encoding aldehyde dehydrogenase family protein produces the protein MNYQTGAQEENQVQNQNHPKKYLNYINGEWVPSVSGKFTVNVNPANGEVIGEVPQSTKEDVDLAVAAAKAAQKSWRLVPAPERAEILYEVGRLLKERKESLSQILTLEMGKVIAEARGEVQEAIDMAYYMAGEGRRLFGDTVPSELRNKFAMSVRVPVGVAGLITPWNFPIAIASWKSLPALVAGNAVVWKPASETPFMAAEFVKIYEEAGLPKGLINLVFGSGGVVGNAIVDHPDVDIVSFTGSNEVGRQINERAGGMLKRTSLEMGGKNAVTVMEDADLDLAVDGIIWSAFGTAGQRCTACSRIIVHEAVKEELERKLLERIAKLKIGNGLDESVDVGPVINRSALEKIDEYVKIGVKEGATLLCGGEILSNGELAKGHYYTPTLFTDVTPSMTIAQEEIFGPVTSIIPVKNLDEAIKVNNGVEFGLSSSIFSRDVNRVFQAMRDLDTGIVYVNAGTTGAEIHLPFGGTKGTGNGHRDSGVAALDVFTEWKSVYVDYSGTLQRAQIDNK, from the coding sequence ATGAATTATCAAACAGGTGCACAAGAAGAAAACCAAGTCCAAAATCAAAACCACCCAAAAAAATACCTAAATTACATTAATGGGGAATGGGTTCCATCCGTTTCAGGAAAATTTACTGTTAACGTTAATCCAGCGAACGGAGAAGTAATTGGTGAAGTCCCTCAATCTACAAAAGAAGATGTTGACCTTGCCGTAGCAGCCGCGAAAGCCGCACAAAAGTCCTGGCGTCTTGTTCCTGCCCCAGAAAGAGCCGAAATTCTATATGAAGTTGGCCGTTTATTAAAAGAAAGAAAAGAAAGCCTCTCGCAAATTTTGACATTGGAAATGGGGAAAGTCATCGCAGAAGCACGCGGTGAAGTGCAAGAGGCGATTGATATGGCATACTACATGGCAGGAGAAGGAAGACGGCTTTTTGGAGACACTGTTCCTTCAGAGCTACGCAATAAGTTTGCGATGAGTGTAAGAGTTCCGGTTGGAGTTGCTGGACTGATTACACCTTGGAACTTTCCGATTGCGATTGCTTCATGGAAATCGCTCCCTGCGTTAGTTGCAGGAAATGCTGTTGTTTGGAAACCAGCGTCAGAAACACCTTTTATGGCGGCGGAATTTGTCAAAATTTATGAAGAAGCGGGACTGCCAAAAGGGTTAATTAATCTTGTGTTTGGAAGCGGCGGAGTCGTAGGGAATGCGATTGTTGATCACCCTGACGTCGACATCGTTTCTTTCACAGGCTCCAACGAGGTGGGGCGTCAAATTAATGAACGAGCAGGCGGGATGCTTAAACGCACCTCACTAGAAATGGGAGGGAAGAATGCAGTAACGGTTATGGAAGATGCCGATCTTGATCTGGCCGTTGACGGTATTATTTGGAGTGCCTTTGGAACAGCGGGACAAAGATGTACAGCCTGCAGCCGGATTATCGTCCATGAAGCCGTAAAAGAAGAGTTAGAAAGAAAGCTGTTAGAGAGAATCGCGAAACTAAAAATTGGGAACGGTTTAGATGAGTCTGTTGATGTTGGACCAGTTATTAACCGCTCGGCCTTAGAAAAAATAGATGAATATGTCAAAATCGGCGTGAAAGAAGGAGCAACACTTCTTTGCGGGGGAGAAATTTTATCGAATGGGGAACTAGCTAAAGGCCATTACTATACACCAACCCTCTTTACTGATGTGACCCCTTCGATGACGATTGCCCAAGAGGAAATTTTTGGACCTGTCACGTCTATCATTCCAGTAAAAAATCTAGACGAAGCTATCAAGGTCAATAATGGAGTAGAGTTTGGCTTATCTAGTTCCATTTTCTCACGTGACGTTAATCGTGTCTTCCAGGCGATGCGCGATTTAGATACAGGAATCGTTTATGTTAATGCAGGGACAACCGGTGCTGAAATCCATCTTCCATTTGGAGGAACAAAAGGAACTGGGAACGGTCATCGCGATTCCGGTGTAGCAGCGCTTGACGTCTTTACCGAATGGAAATCAGTCTATGTCGATTACAGCGGTACACTGCAAAGAGCGCAAATCGATAATAAATAA
- a CDS encoding TVP38/TMEM64 family protein, translating to MADLIQSLFDQNPDLAFFLSVGINIIISSLAVIPSVFLTAANIIFFGFWEGTLISLIGELFGALFSFWLYRKSGRNLANRKLKNYPRVQNVLYVEGKEAFYLILSLRLLPFFPSGLITLTAALGKVSFLVFFLATAIGKIPALLIEAYSAYEVTRWTVQGKVILFIAGVFLLLATFYKMKKSRSAEK from the coding sequence TTGGCTGATTTAATCCAATCGCTATTTGATCAAAACCCGGATCTGGCTTTTTTCCTGAGTGTTGGGATTAATATCATCATTAGTTCACTTGCTGTAATTCCTAGTGTGTTTTTAACCGCAGCTAATATTATCTTTTTTGGGTTTTGGGAAGGGACTCTGATTTCGTTAATCGGAGAATTGTTCGGGGCCCTGTTTTCCTTTTGGCTTTATCGGAAGAGCGGAAGAAATCTGGCAAACAGAAAACTTAAAAATTATCCTCGAGTCCAAAATGTGCTTTACGTTGAAGGGAAGGAAGCTTTCTATCTAATCCTGTCTTTAAGATTACTGCCTTTTTTCCCATCTGGACTTATTACTTTAACCGCAGCATTAGGAAAAGTCTCATTCCTTGTATTTTTCCTTGCAACAGCGATCGGAAAAATTCCAGCTTTATTGATAGAAGCTTATTCGGCTTATGAAGTGACAAGGTGGACAGTTCAAGGAAAGGTTATTTTATTTATAGCAGGAGTGTTTTTACTGCTTGCGACCTTTTATAAAATGAAAAAATCCCGTTCAGCAGAAAAATAA
- a CDS encoding exodeoxyribonuclease III codes for MKLISWNVNGLRACVGKGFLNYFKEMDADIFCIQESKLQDGQIQLELEGYYQYWNYAKRKGYSGTAVFTKHEPLSVSYGVGAAEEEDEGRIITLEYKDYYLVNVYTPNSKRDLARLADRLVWEDELRDYLIELDKTKPVIYCGDLNVAHQEIDLKNAKSNIGNSGFTDEEREKMTRLLDSGFIDSFRHLYPDQTDSYSWWSYMNKVRERNIGWRIDYFITSKRLALFIKDAQIHSHVMGSDHCPVMLEIDLNQ; via the coding sequence ATGAAATTAATTTCTTGGAATGTAAATGGACTGAGGGCCTGTGTAGGGAAAGGCTTTCTCAACTATTTTAAAGAAATGGATGCAGATATTTTCTGTATACAAGAATCCAAATTGCAGGATGGCCAGATTCAATTAGAATTAGAAGGCTATTATCAATATTGGAATTATGCGAAGCGAAAGGGTTATTCTGGAACAGCGGTTTTTACAAAACACGAACCGCTTTCTGTAAGCTATGGCGTCGGGGCTGCCGAAGAAGAAGATGAGGGCAGAATCATAACTTTAGAATATAAGGATTATTATTTAGTGAATGTGTATACCCCTAACTCGAAAAGAGATTTAGCTAGACTTGCAGATCGTTTAGTTTGGGAAGATGAACTGCGTGACTATCTGATTGAATTGGACAAGACCAAACCGGTGATTTACTGTGGAGACTTAAATGTAGCTCACCAGGAAATTGACCTGAAGAATGCAAAGTCCAATATTGGAAATTCAGGCTTTACGGATGAAGAACGGGAAAAAATGACTAGGTTGCTAGACTCAGGCTTTATCGATTCTTTCCGTCATCTTTATCCGGATCAGACGGATTCCTACTCATGGTGGTCATATATGAATAAAGTTCGGGAACGAAACATTGGCTGGCGGATTGACTATTTTATTACCTCAAAACGTCTGGCTCTATTCATTAAAGATGCTCAAATTCATAGTCATGTAATGGGAAGTGACCATTGTCCGGTTATGCTTGAAATTGATTTGAACCAGTGA